The nucleotide window CCCTCGCTAGGCTGCAAGGCCCCGAGCAGAATCTTGAGCAGCGTAGTCTTACCCCGTCCATTGGGGCCGAGCAAGGCAAAGACCCTGCCCCTGGTCACTGCCGCCCGATAGCCGCGGAAAATCCAGCGCTCAGGCAGGTAGGCATGTCCGAGACCGTCGAACGCGAGTGCCGTATTGTTCATTGATCGCTCCATCCCTTGGTCTGGGTCTTCCAGAAAAGGAAGCAGATGAAAGGCGTCCCCACCAGGGCCGACAGCACGCCGACCGGAAGCTCGCCGCGCACGATAGTGCGAGTCACATCGTCCAGGCCCAGTACGAACAATCCTCCTAGCAGGGCCGAGGCTGGCAGCAGGCGCCGATGGTCCGGTCCCACCAGCATGCGGGCCAGGTGGGGCACCACTAGGCCGACCCAGCCGATCACCCCGGCTACGGACACCTGGGCGGCCACGATCAGCGATACCACGGCAATCACCAGCCAGCGCAGCCAGCGGACGTCAACACCCAATGAGGCGGCATCCAGATCGCCCAGGGAAAGCAGGTTGATACGCCAACGCAGCAGCATCAGCACCGCGCCGCCGCCCAACGTGGGGATGGCGATCATGAAGACTTTCTGTGCATCGACACCGATGAAGCTGCCCAACAACCAATAGACCATGCCGGGCAGCTTCACATCCGGAGCGACAAACTGCACCAGACCCACCAAGGCGATGAAGAACGCGCCGATGAACACGCCGGCCAGAATCAAGGCCATGCCATTGCCACCATTACGCGCCAGTCTGGCAAGGGTGAAAGTGAGTCCCATGGCCAACAAACCGCCAACGAAAGCCAAGCCGACAACGCCGGTTGGTGGCCACCCGAACAGCATGGCCAATACGCCGCCAAAGGCCGCGCCGGAGGTGACGCCTACCAGATCCGGTCCGACCAGTGGATTGCGCATGACGCCTTGCAAGGCCGCACCGGCCATGCCCAAGCCCATGCCTGCCAAGGTGGCGACCAGCACGCGCGGCAGGCGAACGGTTTGAATCACCGTCAGTTCTTTGATGTTCCAGGACGGGTCATCGGGCAACGGTCCTGGCCAGGCCAGATGAGCAACGATGGTCACAGCTTGATCGAAAGGCATGGGATAGGCGCCCAGCAGCAACGAGCCGACGATGGCTAGCAGCACCGCCACTCCCAACAGGTAGGGCATGCAGCGTCCGCCCGGCATCGGAGGGTGTTTGGCAACGAGTGGTGCCACGGATATGGTCAGGCCGGAGTCGGTCATTGGGGGGCGCTCTGTTTGTGGACTGAAAAGGCATCGCGGGCGAAGCGCCCATACCCGGCGGAGCCGAGGTTGGCGTCCAGATGTAGGTCGGCATCGATTTCGGCGTCACTCATGCTGTAGCCGAAACGGGAAACATAGGCGTCCCGCAACAGTTCGCGCACTTTGGGTTGCAAGCGGTCGGGATGCGTGATTTCTGCCATCCAGCGCACGGAGATGGGCTGGTAGGTCAAGCCCAGCAAACCACCGCCCCTCGCACCAAGCATGCGGTAGACGCGTTTGGCCCGAACCGCTTTCAAGCCGCGCCACAATGGGTTGGCCATGAATTCCTGTGGACTGGCGCCACCGCCAGCCATGAGGAAGATGAAGTCCGGATCCATAGCCAGGATGCGTTCTGCATCCTGGCGCTGCCCGGTCAATCCGACGGTGGCATTCCGCACCTGTGCGGGCGGCAGATAGTATTGGTAGTCGTTGTTGAATGATTTGACGTAGTATGGGCTCGACGTCCCCATGATGAGCACACAGGGCTGCCGTGCTTCGGGCACAGCACCGAGTTCTGCTGCCAATTCCCGATAGGCCTGGCGATTCTGCTCAATCAATGCTTCTGCACGCTCGGGGTGACCTGAAACCTCAGCTACCATGCGGGCCGCCGCCCGCAGGAAATCGTCCCAGTTCCCATTTCCTTGCGTGGAAAACAGCAGGGTCGGAATTCCGATTTGGCGGGTCAACCGGGCAGGGCCATGGCGATTCCCGAAGAAGACGCCAGCATCGAGCGCCAGCAAACCCTCCACGCCGGCATCGGGTCCTTTCTGATACGCCATTATCCCGCTATCCCACAGGCTGTCCTGCTTGAGCACCTGCGGGAAAATCCGGCTCCAGATGCGCTTTGCAAAGTCACCTCGCTCCCGTGCCGTACCCGCTCTCGCTAGCGCCTCAGGAGCGACAGTGGCTTCCAGAAACGCATCGGTATAGAAACCAGGGCCCCAAGTCATCACCGCACCTTGAAAAGGCTGGCCGATGCGCACGGGCGCGCCGCTGCCGTCGATCACGGTGTGACTCCGGGCTGGAGCCGGAAATTGCGGCGATGGCCGTGTTAACGCCAAGACGATCAGGCCAATACTGGCGAACGGGATGAACCAAGCCAACTCGCGCAATATGCCGAACGAGGCAGTCCATCGAAAAATGCGGGTGAGCGGGAAAGGCATCCCGGGAGAAGCGGGCTCCATTGACATACGGGATCAGAACTGCATGGTCGCCGAGAAACTGACCATTCTCGGATCGCCGATCATGTTGCCCATGAAATAGCGTTTGTCGGTAATGTTGCTGATGTTCAGCCGCAGGGTCAGCGGGCGTTGCGCGAGGCCGGTCCGGTAGCGTAGCCCCATGTCATAGATGGTTACGCTTGGCATCCTGTCGGTGTTTGCGGCGTCGTAATAGTATTTCCCCGTGTAAAAAGCGCCACCAGTCCATGTCAGTCCCGGCATTGCCTGGATAGCGTATTCCGCGATGAGCTTAGCCATCTTGTTGGGCACGACTGTCGGCGTTTTTCCTTCCATGGCCGGATTGTTGGTGTTCTTCTTTTGCTTGGCGCTCAACCAGGTCGCTCCACCGTATATCCGCAGACCCGGCAGCACCTTGCCACTGGCCGTCAATTCGAGTCCCTGGTGAATTTGACGACCGTCCTGCACGTAGGTGAGAGAGGCCGGATCGACGTATTGGTTCGCCTTGTCAATTTTGAACACGGCTGCGGTCAGCAAGGTTCCGCCCAATGTTGTCTTGGCGCCGAGTTCATATTGCTTGTCTCGCATGGGTGCGAGGATTTGCCCGGCATTGCTGACGGGCTGACCGTTGTATAGCGCGGGCGCCACGCCACCTTGTTCCAGTGCATCCAGGTACGTCACATACGTCGTGACATTGGGCACCGGCTTGAACAGCAGGGAAACCGTCGGTGTGGTCGCGAACTTCTTGTAGACAGCAGTGGCGGCGCCGGTCGTCCTGTCGTAAGTAGTAGTGTCGATGAGCGTGCGGTTGATGCCCAGCAGCAGGGACCATTGCTTGGTGAGTTGAATGTCGTCACCGATGATCACATTGGTCGTCGCCGACTCGTAGGAATTGACTACGGGTCTGGTGTCAACGGCATAGACCGGCTTCGCGACCTGTATAGGGTCGAGCAGATCGTAAATGCCGGGCATGTTTATGGCGATGCTCCCATTGGGATGCGCTTTAATCAACTGCCCAGCGTAGGAAAATCCAACTGTCAAATTGTGGGCCACAGATCCTGTATTGAATCCAGAATCAAGATAAGCATAACCAGATTTTCTTATTAGATCAGAATCGAAGATATGGTAAATGCTCATGGTTTTGGTTTTATCAACCCAATTGTTCGTAGTGTTATTGTTGAGCCGATCTGTCATGCCTGACTGGTACAGCAGCGCTGAACGAAACCTCGAGCTTTCGGAAACATCCCATATAACCTTGCCGATCAACTGGTTGTTCTCGAAGGTGTCGTAACCCCATTCCTGTCCATACAGCTTCGAAGGATCAATTTGTTTAGGGTCGATGGAGGACATCAGTATTCCGCTGGCTGGGGTTGGACCGAAACCAACCTGCATGCCATCCTGTTTTCCATAAGTTCTGGATGCATTGAGCTCAAGCTTCAGCCTGTTACTGACCCGGTAGTCCAGAGCCCCGCTGACGAGGTACCGGTCGATTTTTTGGCCTGAGACGAAGGTTTCACCACCTTCATTCACCAAATTCAGCCGATAGCCCAGGCTGCCGTCCTCGTTGATGGGCCCACCAAGGTCAGCATGGGTGTAGCAGTTGGACTTTTCCCTACAGCCGACCGTGATATCCAACAGGCGCTGGGCTGGCGCCCGCTTAGCAACCAAATTGACGTTACCAGAAGGCGAGCCCAGGCCGTACATGAACCCTGTGGCCCCGGTGATGACTTCGATCCGCTCTATGTCCTCAGTGCCGAAGAAATTCGACCCGCCAATGGGCAAGCCCTCCAGACTTCGATTGGGGGCAAAAAACCCCCGCATGTTGATGTTCTCTGCAATGCGGGATGCCGGGATGTATATCTGCGTATATGGGTTATATCTAAATGTGTCACGAAGCAGAGTCGTCTGGGTGTTTTCGATCAGTTCCTTCGGCATGACGTTGAGTGAATAAGGGGTATCCTGCAGCAGACGTTCCCCCCAGGGGCCGACGTTTAGGGCGCGCTCCACGCTGTAGCCCATTTCCGCTGCCCCCTCCTGGGGAGTGCCCATCACCGTGACTTCCTTCAACGTCGGCACAACCACCCCGATGATTACCTTGTCCCCCACGAAGCTCGCGCTCAGCCCGCTGCCCTGCAGCAGCTTGCGCAAGGCATCGGCGGGCTCCAGCGTGCCGTGCACGGCTGGCGCGGCGTTGCCGCCGATGGACAGCCCCGATTGGCGCGAAAGCTGCTGGATCGAGGTGCTCAGCGGCTGGGCTGGCAGATCGATGGCCAGGGGCGCAGCCTGGGCCCATGCGGCCACCAGCGAAAGCATGGCCGCCGCAATGGGGCGGATAGGAGAGATGAAGCGTGAGAAAGGCATGGCGGGTTCCAGTCAAGAGATACAGATGTGCTCACCTGTACTTGACGGTACAGCGCCTGAAACTACTCAAAAATTCTTTAGTCCGACCCGAAAAACCTGCGAACCGTTGATCTGACCCGTAGTTCTGCTGCTTGAAGGGCGCAGTCTTTGCAAGACGAGCAGATCAACATGCGCCCCCCGCTGGTACGCCTGGCGGGGTTGATGGACTGGGGGCAGATTGAGCGGCACTTCGCCAACCACGTCACCTCGGCCGTGGCCGCCCGGCCTTGGCGCCGCGCCTGGCCGCCGGCTTGCTGGATCGATTTGCGCCGGTGGCGGCAATGCAGCGACTGCGGTCCTTGGCGTGCGGCCGTGGCGTTCCCCGTTTCAACGACATCGTGATCTTTGAGGCGGTTTTCGAGGAGCTGTGCGGCCGACCGGTTCCGGAAGTACAACTGACGTTGTCCTGAGCTGACAGGCGAGGACCGGCCGAATGGCTGTTGACGATCCGCGAACTGCCGAAGCCGCCCCGGAGCGGGCTATCGATTTCATGCGGCTCACCGAGCATACTCCACAGATCATCTCGCAGGAGTGAGGAAGGCTGTCAGGTTTCATGGTTTACATGTGCCAATATCAACATATAAGATAAGGCGTCGCGCGCAACACTTGGGCATTGTTGCATTTTTTGAGAAAATGAATGATGAGAATGTCCCGCACCGTCCAGCTTATGCTGCACGTATTGTAGGATGCACTGCGTTAGAACTCACGGGGAGAGAATCGCATGGACATTAAAGACACGATCGCATCGGCTGGTCGCAACCTGCATACGATCATCATCACTGCCAGAGAAGATGATGGAAGCATCGAGACACGTGAAGCGGAGCCCTACAGCTATCGCATGACTGGTGGGACGGAAAAGTTCTTCTGCTATGACATCGTCAAAGGCGGCACAAGAAACTTCCACGTACACAAGATCATTTCCGTAAAAGAAACCAGCAATTCATTCACGCCGCGCTGGAAGGTTGAGGTGTGAGTTCGAACAGTTCATTCAGGCCAACGCCGCTTCGCGGCGCGGCCTAATTCAGGCGATGGCCCTCAAGTTCCCGAGAACTATGCCCGAGCCAGAGAAGCATTCAGTTCGAAATGGCGTAGTTGCCACGGTTGTTGGCGGCATTGCCCTAGGGCGTGTCATCAAATGAGCCAAACGACAGCGGCGGCCAGATGAATGGCGCCCAGGAAGGCCGCAGCAGTCTTGTCGTAGCGAGAGGCAATGGCGCGGTATTGCTTCAGGCGTGCAAAGAAGTGCTCGATCAGGTGACGCGCCTTGTACAGATGCCGGTCGTACTCGCGCTGTTGTTTGCGCGTGCGGATGCTGGGAATGACTACGGCTTTGCCTGCTTGGAGCAGTGGATCGAGCACCCGCTGCTGTGCGTCATACGCCTTGTCGGCGATGACCATGCGTGCATCGATATTGCGCAGCAGGACATCCGCGCCGTTCAGATCCGAGGCCTGCCCCCGGCATGAGCATGAAGCCCGTGGGATTGCCCAGTGCATCCACCGTGGCGTGGATCTTGGTGCTCAAGCCCCCTCGGCTGCGCCCTATGGCTTGTGCCGAGCCCCCCCTTTGGCGCCGCTGCTGTGCTGGTGCGCGCGCACGATGGTCGAGTCGATCATGGCGTATTCGTTGTCCGCATCCTGCGGCCAGAGCTTCGAAGAGGCGTTGCCACACACCGCGCCGACTCCAGCGCATATGGCGCAGATGCACCACGCGGAAATCACCGAAGCGCTCGGGCAGGTCACGCCAGGCAATACCGGCGCGGTAGCGATAGAGCACGGCATCGACGAACAGCCGGTTGTTCTTGGCGGGGGCACCAACGTGTCCAGCCCTGCCGGGCAGCAGGTCTTTGATTTGGCTCCATTGGCGATCTGTCAGGGCGTATCTGCGACTCATGCTCCTGATAATGGAGCATCTATCGAATTCGATGACACGCCCTAGCCGGTTTGGGGGAACTGTGGCCACCTCTGAAGGAGGCGGGCCTTTGGGTTTGGGCGCAGGTCGCGTCATTCTTTGCCCTGTTCGGGGCGACGTATGCAACGCCGGGGTGGGCTCTAAGCATCCTCGGTCTGCTGGCGCTTATTCCGGTAGTCCGCTTCCTCGTTGGCTTATGGTCTTCTGGAACTGCAGAATCCTTGCATCTTCAGTATGTTGAAGACTTGATATTCGGTGCCAAATGGCGTTGGACTTGGTTCGGGAACGAAATCTCTAGAATTTGGTGTTTCTGCCCGCGATGCGATGCCGAACTCGTCTACGACGATACGGAAGTCCATGCCTTCTACGACTCGCTTCATTTGCGAGCACTGCAACAACCTCGAAGTGGCTCGGGTTCCAGGCAACAAGAACTACGCGCTCGAAGGAGTTCGTCGAGAGGTTCGCAGGAGAATACGAACCGGTCATCTCAGTGGCGCTGCCGTTAAGGGTTGACAGGTCGCTCGACGCGGACACGCAGCGGCATTGCGCCGCGAGTCGTGCTGGTCTACCGACAACTTGGCAACTGGTACCCTGGTTCAGTGCATTCTGCCGAATGGTCCGCCAAGCGGCAGTTTGAGGTGGTGCGTGCCACATGGACAACGGCGGTCAACTCGGGTCAAGAGAGTCTGGATCTTTGAGTTCGGCGAACTTCGCGGCCATCGTCGGGTTGCCGCGGGTGAGTCGTTTGATCGTCAAGTCCTCGGCCTTGTCGTTGGCGAGGCGGAGATTATTTGCCGATTTGTGGAGGGCTTCCTTCGTCTTCTCAAGGTCTTTGATCGCTTCGTCGATCCGCTTAATAGCCTCGACAAAGCCCTCGGATGCAAGCCGCCAGTTCCGGCCGAAAGCCGTCTTGAAGTCGTCGATCTGCTTCTCGAAGTTCGTGATGTCGATGTTCTGCGCCTTCACCAGTGCGAGCTCGGTCTTGTACTTCAACGAGTTCTGTGCGGCGTTGCGCAGCAGCGTGATGATAGGTATGAAGAACTGTGGCCGAACTACGTACATCTTCGGGTAGCGATGAGAAACATCGACGATCCCAGTATTGTAGAGCTCGCTGTCGGGTTCCAGGAGAGAAACGAGAACCGCGTATTCACAGCTCTTCTCGGTGCGATCCTTGTCGAGCTCCTTCAGGAAATCCTCGTTCTTCTTCTTGGTCGCGGTCTCGTCGTTCTCATTCTTCATCTCGAACATGATCGAGACAATCTCGGTGCCACCCTCGTCCGAATCGCGGAAGATGAAGTCGCCTTTGCTGCCGTGCCGTGCGTCGTTGTCCTTCTCGAAATACGCACGTGGAAATGCCGTGGCCCTGATGCGGTTGAACTCTATCTCGCAGTGCTGCTCCAGGGTTTCGCCGACCATCTTTGTTGACAGTCGCGCCTTCAAGTCCCGGAGCCGCTCGATCGTATCATCGCGATCCTTGATCTGCGTCTCATAGCGGTCCTTCAGGGATTTCTCTGAAAGTTGCTTTTCAAGCACCGCCCGCTCCAAACCACTCTTCAACTCATCGCGCTCCTTCTCGACTAGGCCAACGGCTTGGGCAACGGCGAGCTTCTGTGCAACTTCGTTGGTGTCGAGCCTCCCCTTGAGTGCCTGAATTTCCTTGTCTTTCGCGGCGGCGGCACTTTGTAGCTCGTTCAGGAGTTTTGCCTCCGCCAGCTGCGCTGCGGTTTGCTTTTCATACCTGGCTTGCTGCAGCTCATTTGCAAGCGCGTCACGCTCCTTCTCTATGGTACTAAGAGACTCGGTCACCGCGAGCCTTTGCGCAACCCTCGCCGCGTCGAGCTTCGCCATCAGGTCTTGAATCTCGGCATCCTTGGCTGCTGTGACCTTTTGCATTTCGCCAGCAACCTTCGTCTGTGCGAGCTCAACAGCAGTTCGCTTTTCCTGTTCGGCTAGTTCAAGCCGTTCGTGCAACTGCTTCTCGAACTCTCGGTCACGAACCTGCTTCAGGATGTCCGCGTAGCCGGCTTCGTCAATCTTGAACGCTTTCCCGCAGTGCGGGCAGATGATTTCATGCATGGTTACGCTTCCCCCGCCTTCATCAAAATCTGCTTGAGCATCTCTGGGACGGGTCCTTTCGCCTCAAGTGTCGCAGTCCGATACGCGTATTGATTTTTCGCTAACTGGATTCCAGCCGCAGCTTCAATCTCCGCACAAGACGCGGCCCACTCCGGCCAGTTGGACACTAGGTAGCTTTCGAGGTGGTCGCTCATCGTCGCCAAGCGATCACCGATTTGTTCTGATGGGAAGTCAACTTCTGTCTCGCCCAGGTACTTCAGGAGCCGCCGGTTCTCTGTCGAGAACTTCGTTCTCTCGCCGTCTATAACGGTCTGCTGCTTGCCCGCTGTCTTCGCCCGCATCTCGAAGCCACCGTCTCCGTCGAAGACGACGTAGGTCGGAATTCCAAGGCTGGTGAGGATGGCATGAGCAAGTGGGATTCCGCCTTTACCACCAGCAGGAACTATTGACAGTCCTTGTGATTCGAGCCTCCCTACGGCATCCCGATCACCGATTCCGTAGAACACGGCGGTCTCTGTGTCTCCCTCGACCAGTAGTGCACGCGCGGCGAAAAGCGCGACAGCGAGCCGACCAGTAACCACTCCATCCAGTTGGCGAGCAACCTGATCAGCATCAACCGTCCCACTGAGCTTGGCCTTCACATCTGCGACCGTTGCGAAATGGACGTTAACCACGGGTTGCTCGTCAGCAGATCTGGTTAGCCGACGGACTTGGTCAAAGTTGCGAGCCTCAAGGAAGTAGGGGCTGTGAGTCGCATATGTCACTTGAATTCGCTTCCCGGTGTCCTCCGCGAGAGACCGGAGTACCTTTGCAAAAGCCTGGGCCTGGATCGGGTGTTGAAAGAGTTCCGGCTCTTCGATCGCCAGACAGATGACACCCTCCGCCGAGGCTGCACCCGACTGCGCCAAGAGCTGGAGTGCCGAAATCAGAATCGTGCGCTGAAAGCCATGCCCTTGTCGCTCCACAGCGGTCTCTGTTGAGCCATCCAGCACGCTCACGTCGAAGGT belongs to Acidovorax sp. YS12 and includes:
- a CDS encoding iron ABC transporter permease → MTDSGLTISVAPLVAKHPPMPGGRCMPYLLGVAVLLAIVGSLLLGAYPMPFDQAVTIVAHLAWPGPLPDDPSWNIKELTVIQTVRLPRVLVATLAGMGLGMAGAALQGVMRNPLVGPDLVGVTSGAAFGGVLAMLFGWPPTGVVGLAFVGGLLAMGLTFTLARLARNGGNGMALILAGVFIGAFFIALVGLVQFVAPDVKLPGMVYWLLGSFIGVDAQKVFMIAIPTLGGGAVLMLLRWRINLLSLGDLDAASLGVDVRWLRWLVIAVVSLIVAAQVSVAGVIGWVGLVVPHLARMLVGPDHRRLLPASALLGGLFVLGLDDVTRTIVRGELPVGVLSALVGTPFICFLFWKTQTKGWSDQ
- a CDS encoding ABC transporter substrate-binding protein, coding for MPFPLTRIFRWTASFGILRELAWFIPFASIGLIVLALTRPSPQFPAPARSHTVIDGSGAPVRIGQPFQGAVMTWGPGFYTDAFLEATVAPEALARAGTARERGDFAKRIWSRIFPQVLKQDSLWDSGIMAYQKGPDAGVEGLLALDAGVFFGNRHGPARLTRQIGIPTLLFSTQGNGNWDDFLRAAARMVAEVSGHPERAEALIEQNRQAYRELAAELGAVPEARQPCVLIMGTSSPYYVKSFNNDYQYYLPPAQVRNATVGLTGQRQDAERILAMDPDFIFLMAGGGASPQEFMANPLWRGLKAVRAKRVYRMLGARGGGLLGLTYQPISVRWMAEITHPDRLQPKVRELLRDAYVSRFGYSMSDAEIDADLHLDANLGSAGYGRFARDAFSVHKQSAPQ
- a CDS encoding TonB-dependent receptor, with amino-acid sequence MPFSRFISPIRPIAAAMLSLVAAWAQAAPLAIDLPAQPLSTSIQQLSRQSGLSIGGNAAPAVHGTLEPADALRKLLQGSGLSASFVGDKVIIGVVVPTLKEVTVMGTPQEGAAEMGYSVERALNVGPWGERLLQDTPYSLNVMPKELIENTQTTLLRDTFRYNPYTQIYIPASRIAENINMRGFFAPNRSLEGLPIGGSNFFGTEDIERIEVITGATGFMYGLGSPSGNVNLVAKRAPAQRLLDITVGCREKSNCYTHADLGGPINEDGSLGYRLNLVNEGGETFVSGQKIDRYLVSGALDYRVSNRLKLELNASRTYGKQDGMQVGFGPTPASGILMSSIDPKQIDPSKLYGQEWGYDTFENNQLIGKVIWDVSESSRFRSALLYQSGMTDRLNNNTTNNWVDKTKTMSIYHIFDSDLIRKSGYAYLDSGFNTGSVAHNLTVGFSYAGQLIKAHPNGSIAINMPGIYDLLDPIQVAKPVYAVDTRPVVNSYESATTNVIIGDDIQLTKQWSLLLGINRTLIDTTTYDRTTGAATAVYKKFATTPTVSLLFKPVPNVTTYVTYLDALEQGGVAPALYNGQPVSNAGQILAPMRDKQYELGAKTTLGGTLLTAAVFKIDKANQYVDPASLTYVQDGRQIHQGLELTASGKVLPGLRIYGGATWLSAKQKKNTNNPAMEGKTPTVVPNKMAKLIAEYAIQAMPGLTWTGGAFYTGKYYYDAANTDRMPSVTIYDMGLRYRTGLAQRPLTLRLNISNITDKRYFMGNMIGDPRMVSFSATMQF
- a CDS encoding DUF2130 domain-containing protein, with the protein product MHEIICPHCGKAFKIDEAGYADILKQVRDREFEKQLHERLELAEQEKRTAVELAQTKVAGEMQKVTAAKDAEIQDLMAKLDAARVAQRLAVTESLSTIEKERDALANELQQARYEKQTAAQLAEAKLLNELQSAAAAKDKEIQALKGRLDTNEVAQKLAVAQAVGLVEKERDELKSGLERAVLEKQLSEKSLKDRYETQIKDRDDTIERLRDLKARLSTKMVGETLEQHCEIEFNRIRATAFPRAYFEKDNDARHGSKGDFIFRDSDEGGTEIVSIMFEMKNENDETATKKKNEDFLKELDKDRTEKSCEYAVLVSLLEPDSELYNTGIVDVSHRYPKMYVVRPQFFIPIITLLRNAAQNSLKYKTELALVKAQNIDITNFEKQIDDFKTAFGRNWRLASEGFVEAIKRIDEAIKDLEKTKEALHKSANNLRLANDKAEDLTIKRLTRGNPTMAAKFAELKDPDSLDPS
- a CDS encoding ATP-dependent endonuclease — its product is MKIQSVRIKNFRTLKDVTIPFDSVTTFIGPNGAGKSTVLRALDWFFNGKPGSITEKDCSFGATTEKVEVQVTFTDLTDKDREALGKYAPNGVTTFTVWKIRSPDGAEVLSANAKGFPDFNEIKAASSATAKKELYAALRTTRAGLNLPAANTGTAVEQAMTAWESAHTDQLVDAQEALQTNFFGFNSGGKMSGLFDFVLVTADLRASEESIDGKASIIGRILERSVDRTAADGEIAKIVEESRAKQQQVYEEKFKAQLDAMTTQLNEIVKTYSPGRAVTVSPAQVELKASRTTFDVSVLDGSTETAVERQGHGFQRTILISALQLLAQSGAASAEGVICLAIEEPELFQHPIQAQAFAKVLRSLAEDTGKRIQVTYATHSPYFLEARNFDQVRRLTRSADEQPVVNVHFATVADVKAKLSGTVDADQVARQLDGVVTGRLAVALFAARALLVEGDTETAVFYGIGDRDAVGRLESQGLSIVPAGGKGGIPLAHAILTSLGIPTYVVFDGDGGFEMRAKTAGKQQTVIDGERTKFSTENRRLLKYLGETEVDFPSEQIGDRLATMSDHLESYLVSNWPEWAASCAEIEAAAGIQLAKNQYAYRTATLEAKGPVPEMLKQILMKAGEA